The proteins below come from a single Portunus trituberculatus isolate SZX2019 chromosome 34, ASM1759143v1, whole genome shotgun sequence genomic window:
- the LOC123512575 gene encoding serine-threonine kinase receptor-associated protein-like yields the protein MAATLRQTPLTCSGHTRPVVHLAFSQLCPDGYFLISASKDGKPMMRQGNTGDWIGTFEGHKGAVWGVALNGDTSRAATAAADFTAKVWDAVSGEELHSFSHSHIVKAVDFSPSSTELLTGSNEKLLKIFDIAKPEADPQVFSGHTGSLKHVVFMNEGKQMLSCAEDKTIRVWDKTSGQEVQKLDVAHNPTSMELSSDGKTLTVTYGSKVAFLSPETLEVQREVTVPTAVYSASLHPDRSVFICGGEDFKMYKFDYNTNVEIESFKGHFGPVHCVRFSPDGELYASGSEDGTLRLWQTTVGKTYGLWKCIDAATTENNVAAKPETMA from the exons ATGGCCGCTACTCTCCGTCAGACACCCCTCACCTGCAGTGGCCACACGCGCCCTGTGGTCCATCTGGCCTTCTCTCAGCTGTGTCCTGACGGCTACTTTCTCATCTCTGCTAGTAAAG ATGGGAAGCCAATGATGCGTCAGGGCAACACGGGGGACTGGATCGGCACCTTCGAGGGCCACAAGGGTGCTGTCTGGGGCGTGGCACTCAACGGCGACACCTCCCGCGCAGCCACGGCAGCGGCGGACTTCACTGCCAAG GTGTGGGAtgctgtgtctggtgaggaGCTGCACAGCTTCTCCCACAGCCACATTGTCAAGGCGGTggatttctctccctcctccaccgaACTGCTCACCGGCTCCAACGAAAAGCTGCTCAAGATCTTCGACATCGCCAAGCCAGAAGCTG ACCCTCAGGTGTTTTCTGGGCACACTGGCAGCCTCAAGCATGTGGTGTTCATGAACGAAGGGAAGCAGATGCTGAGCTGTGCCGAGGACAAGACCATCAGGGTGTGGGACAAGACCTCCGGACAG GAGGTGCAGAAGCTTGACGTGGCCCACAACCCCACCAGTATGGAGCTGAGCAGTGACGGAAAGACACTTACTGTGACCTACGGCTCCAAGGTGGCCTTCCTCAGCCCTGAAAC GCTGGAGGTGCAGAGGGAGGTGACAGTGCCAACAGCCGTGTACTCCGCCTCGCTCCACCCGGACCGCTCTGTCTTCATCTGTGGCGGCGAGGACTTCAAGATGTACAAATTTGACTACAACACAAACGTGGAGATCGAGTCCTTCAAGGGACACTTCGGGCCCGTCCACTGTGTGCGGTTCAGCCCCGACGGAGAGCTGTATGCCTCTGGAAGTGAGGATGGCACGCTGAGGCTCTGGCAGACTACAGTAGGCAAGACTTACGGCCTGTGGAAGTGTATAGACGCCGCCACCACAGAGAACAACGTGGCCGCCAAACCAGAGACCATGGCTTGA
- the LOC123512574 gene encoding barrier-to-autointegration factor-like — MSSTSQKHRNFVAEPMGEKEVTELAGIGPVLGDRLSSKGFDKAHVVLGQFLVLKKNKELFIDWLKDTANANSKQAGDCHQCLADWCEEFL; from the exons ATGTCGTCCACCTCCCAGAAGCACCGTAACTTTGTGGCCGAGCCCAtgggggagaaggaggtgacAGAGCTGGCCGGCATCGGACCTGTGCTGGGCGATCGACTCTCCAGCAAAGGCTTTGACAAG GCCCATGTTGTGCTGGGACAGTTCCTGGTgctgaagaagaacaaggaactCTTCATTGATTGGCTCAAGGACACAGCCAACGCCAACTCCAAGCAGGCTGGAGACTGTCACCAGTGCCTGGCCGACTGGTGCGAAGAGTTCTTATAA